The following are from one region of the Stigmatopora argus isolate UIUO_Sarg chromosome 9, RoL_Sarg_1.0, whole genome shotgun sequence genome:
- the slu7 gene encoding pre-mRNA-splicing factor SLU7, which produces MTEQSNGDGNAGVEGVVDMDEPKKMTREDWRKKKELEEQRKLGNAPAEVDEEGKDINPHIPQYISSVPWYIDPSKRPTLKHQRPQIEIQEGFSAIGEWYKRGVQENIVTTKFRKGACENCGAMTHKKKDCLERPRKVGAKFTGTSIAPDEHSQVQLNLDYDGKRDRWNGYDPEEHQRIVEEYAKVDLAKRTLKAHKLQDELASGKLDQSEREHDSEDEDEDKYADDIDMPGQNFDSKRRITVRNLRIREDTAKYLRNLDPNSAYYDPKTRAMRENPYSSTGMNPDEVGYAGDNFARYSGDTITMAQTQMFAWEAYERGSEVHLQADPTKLELLHRSFKVKKEDFKEEQRESILERYGGQEHLDAPPRELLLAQTEDYLEYSRHGAVLKGLEKAVARSKYEEDVLINNHTCIWGSFWKDGFWGYKCCHSMVKQSYCTGASGIGINNSECVPFEEGVDQLQEDEEQPKTLLELHREKIKEKKKKRRRNRKNKKPVSSDSGDSDDDDEEKKKEKLKKALEAEDKRVKNVEAMMQVDERKRPYHSLQEVKAPTEEEIEAFRMKRARPDDPMASFLSQ; this is translated from the exons ATGACGGAGCAGAGCAATGGCGACGGCAACGCTGGGGTGGAGGGCGTCGTGGACATGGATGAGCCCAAAAAGATGACCCGAGAGgactggaggaagaagaaagagctCGAGGAGCAAAGAAAGCTGGGAAATGCTCCGGCTGAGGTGGACGAGGAGGGCAA AGACATAAACCCTCACATCCCGCAGTATATTTCCTCCGTGCCATGGTATATCGACCCATCCAAAAGGCCCACGCTCAAGCATCAGAGACCACAGATTGAAATTCAAGAAGGTTTTTCTGCAATTGGAGAATGGTATAAGCGGGGAGTCCAAGAG AACATTGTTACCACCAAATTCCGCAAGGGTGCTTGTGAAAACTGTGGTGCAATGACGCACAAGAAGAAAGACTGCTTGGag CGACCCAGAAAAGTCGGAGCAAAGTTTACTGGCACGAGCATCGCTCCGGATGAACATTCTCAAGTGCAACTCAACCTGGATTACGACGGAAAGCGAGATCGCTGGAACGGATACGATCCCGAGGAACACCAGCGCATAGTGGAGGAGTACGCCAAAGTGGATTTG GCCAAAAGGACGTTGAAGGCTCACAAACTTCAGGATGAGTTGGCTTCAGGGAAGCTGGACCAGTCG GAGCGTGAACACGATAGCGAGGACGAGGATGAAGATAAATACGCAGATGATATCGACATGCCCGGTCAGAACTTTGACTCCAAAAGACGAATCACCGTCAGAAATTTGCGAATCAGAGAAGACACGGCTAAG TACCTGAGGAACCTGGATCCAAACTCTGCCTACTACGATCCCAAGACACGAGCAATGAGAGAGAACCCGTACTCCAGTACTGGCATGAACCCGGATGA AGTTGGATATGCTGGAGACAACTTTGCCCGCTACAGCGGTGACACCATTACCATGGCTCAGACGCAAA TGTTCGCTTGGGAAGCCTACGAGAGGGGCTCAGAAGTGCATCTGCAGGCCGACCCCACTAAGCTGGAGTTGCTTCATCGTTCTTTCAAGGTCAAGAAGGAAGATTTCAAAGAGGAGCAGAGGGAAAGCATCTTGGAGAGG TACGGGGGCCAGGAGCACCTGGACGCCCCGCCGCGGGAGCTGCTATTGGCTCAGACGGAAGACTACCTGGAGTACTCTCGCCACGGGGCGGTTTTGAAAGGTCTGGAGAAAGCCGTGGCGCGCTCCAAATACGAAGAGGACGTCCTCATCAACAACCACACC TGCATTTGGGGCTCCTTCTGGAAGGATGGATTCTGGGGGTACAAGTGCTGCCACTCTATGGTCAAACAAAGCTACTGCACGGGCGCCAGCGGCATCGGAATC AACAACTCGGAGTGCGTTCCCTTCGAGGAAGGTGTGGATCAGCTGCAAGAAGATGAGGAGCAGCCCAAGACTCTGCTAGAG CTTCACCGAGAAAAGataaaagagaagaagaagaaaaggaggaggaatcGGAAGAACAAGAAGCCCGTCAGCAGCGACAGCGGCGAttcggacgacgacgacgaggagaAAAAGAAGGAGAAGCTGAAAAAG gctCTGGAAGCAGAAGACAAGCGTGTGAAAAACGTGGAAGCCATGATGCAGGTGGACGAGAGGAAGAGGCCATACCACAGCTTGCAGGAAGTGAAGGCCCCCACCGAGGAGGAGATTGAAGCCTTCCGCATGAAACGCGCCCGACCCGATGATCCCATGGCTTCCTTTCTTAGCCAGTGA
- the LOC144082308 gene encoding histone-lysine N-methyltransferase, H3 lysine-36 specific-like, whose translation MSESYRATFRSPFGQQEPRPHHGLVGASYRRRHATAKPASDPPSPSDGHGPMNTLRGFNYVFQKANLHASSPIGEHEAFEPPSVLFPASPRQDGANSFESLAMFDRNGFPPPSPDSLNGYLHFGTTLFDSGASKLHQHRAAYNQSEAFAPYHQSWGHAVNGSQAAVVSGSERRTCPLNGLNLMSKTIPELGPIPSPGALPGVTTRDGWSVDEESESDGELASANPGHFLPNGTNCNVALPKTKPHPSVLHLEGELVWAKFNRKPWWPCRVVCDPQLGLHTKMKFPSPRPCRMYFLETIGEIGESAWVPGNAVFPFKGGYQFDDLPMLRRRGKQKEKDYKYSVPKSLQSSWKISVSEAERLLSARQRHAETFSLNGDQATPTPAQEPPSSTQDAGQFSGSGVPGRNERVVGNPARNKTCKKKKKCLSDIFGHIISGSTESSDTLDLRTESRALKTQTFPVPPCPKLPPMSPLRELDGQSQKFTDTVPHGTDSCNSHGAFADTSDCKNARLNQSGHISRETLPVHLLATGHFLAEAGEEVERQDRADPSQTSADLDAVALRIPTSPTRDALPWLSHDTPNRRARKPERKTKHVGEDQKDSSARPVQIKTENLRSDLSPSSPSPLDALPDAKEVTFRSLVDDNGDSQAALFCPDSSFKFSTFLMLLKDIHDTRAKAGKPLVVPPSPLLIKEEPLVVPSPSCKDLPTGSSPTLSRQMRTEGVPQNAKNKRRRKSFMSTDTYLLERFPNADKQRRKQRLPAKVKDSLSDLAPSSPLVHGDATSAASANPRVPCESAANYLNKSAGSPVAPKKRWQMLEENEANAWYTTTVSADLPLEAERPPDPPNSFSEAAGLSENKRQRKATKRLLESADEYRQMFVPKKQSKSDTLSPSYMVPSDSHQVVSPVLDLSTTSTSLSIAPPTSPTPEASVHPEYPCSPEGSPASSSSSQPLPDKAEEPDLPRNHVTKLTAEKQRPRKLSHQVLDCAIEEVSPPPKEEEPESPPKIFSEVKVMVKKAVLPPNLKMEENTVKPVKNEEPAASTSCTPPSPETEDDVKAVTPVKSPDQKAHFLHCSSKEKHNFPSEDLKAEALEDSLMDSPFSQVDIKGKIGATSLKENVCQICEKTGDLLLCDGHCYGAFHPQCIGLSVAPKGRFLCQQCTSGDHVCFVCKKSGDGVKRCVIPLCGKFYHTDCIMAFSATQRCNKSFRCPLHVCLSCHVANPLNACSSKGRLARCVRCPVAYHANDNCMAAGSVVLANNGFLCPSHFTPRKGCKNHEHINVSWCFVCSEGGSLLCCEACPAAFHQECLNMEMPQGSWFCNDCKAGKRPRFKDILWVKWGRYRWWPAEVCLVKDIPNNILRMKHEVGEFPVQFFGSKDFVWTYQARVFPYMEGDTHNIEKMGKGADAVYKKALTQAAERFKELQAEKEMKQLQEDRKIHKKPPPYKHVKVNKPVGKVQIITADLSEVPRCNCKASDENPCGVDSECINRMLLYECHPQVCAAGERCQNQTFTKRQYTVVEIFRTLSRGWGLRSETDVKKGAFVSEYVGELIDEEECRARIRHAQEKDIFNFYMLTLDKDRIIDAGPKGNQARFMNHSCQPNCETQKWTVNGDTRVGLFALQDIPKGVELTFNYNLECLGNGKTACKCGAPNCSGFLGVRPKNQPPAEKLKEGRRRGGVKKKTKQVATKEREDECFSCGDGGQIVTCKKPGCPKVYHADCLNLAKRLPGRWECPWHQCDICGEEACSFCEMCPSSFCQAHCNGMLFISKLDGKPSCSEHDPCGPDPLEPGEIREYAPYAGAPETARDATPASLSFSGSTPTTSPLQPPPPRLYINTKTATSSFVSSYLGDGPGEKASWSPTSSKDQSEEDGEACGFEADPRKEDGDSDDDDEDAEFGEIQLVEDDHLYGDDADNDVDMFDGCGDFEEEDTGEGDVKEND comes from the exons ATGAGTGAGTCGTACAGAGCGACTTTTCGCTCGCCGTTCGGCCAGCAGGAGCCGAGGCCCCACCACGGTCTCGTGGGCGCCTCCTACCGAAGGCGGCACGCCACGGCGAAGCCGGCGTCGGATCCCCCGTCGCCGTCCGATGGCCACGGCCCAATGAACACGCTACGTGGCTTCAACTACGTGTTCCAGAAGGCTAACCTCCACGCTTCGAGCCCAATCGGGGAGCACGAGGCGTTTGAGCCGCCTTCCGTCCTATTTCCCGCCTCGCCACGCCAGGACGGCGCCAACTCGTTTGAATCTCTAGCGATGTTCGACAGGAACGGCTTCCCCCCTCCCAGTCCGGATAGCCTAAATGGCTACCTGCATTTCGGAACCACCTTGTTTGACAGCGGCGCCTCCAAGCTGCATCAACATCGTGCCGCGTACAACCAGAGCGAGGCCTTCGCCCCTTACCACCAGTCGTGGGGACACGCCGTGAACGGCTCTCAAGCCGCGGTGGTTTCGGGCTCGGAGAGAAGGACGTGCCCACTTAATGGTTTGAACTTGATGTCTAAAACCATACCGGAACTCGGGCCTATTCCGAGCCCCGGCGCGTTGCCCGGGGTTACCACGAGGGACGGGTGGAGCGTGGACGAGGAGTCGGAAAGCGACGGAGAACTTGCCTCTGCTAATCCGGGTCATTTTCTACCAAATGGCACCAACTGCAAT GTGGCCCTTCCAAAAACCAAGCCCCATCCATCCGTTCTACATTTGGAAGGCGAGCTGGTGTGGGCCAAGTTCAACAGAAAGCCCTGGTGGCCCTGTCGAGTTGTCTGTGACCCCCAGTTAGGCCTTCACACCAAGATGAAAT TTCCCAGCCCCCGCCCCTGTCGCATGTACTTCCTGGAGACCATTGGCGAGATAGGGGAGAGCGCCTGGGTCCCTGGGAACGCTGTTTTTCCTTTCAAGGGGGGCTATCAGTTTGATGACCTTCCCATGCTCAGGCGCAGGGGAAAACAGAAGGAGAAAGACTACAAGTACTCG GTACCCAAAAGTTTGCAGTCCAGCTGGAAAATCAGCGTTTCGGAAGCCGAGCGTCTGCTTTCCGCACGCCAACGCCACGCCGAGACTTTCTCGCTGAACGGAGACCAGGCCACACCCACCCCGGCCCAGGAGCCTCCCTCTTCCACCCAGGACGCCGGTCAGTTCTCCGGCTCTGGTGTTCCCGGTAGAAACGAGCGCGTCGTTGGCAACCCTGCTCGgaataaaacctgcaaaaagaaaaagaaatgtctcTCGGACATATTTGGACACATTATCAGCGGGTCGACCGAGTCGTCGGACACGCTGGACCTTCGGACAGAAAGCCGTGCACTGAAAACCCAGACTTTTCCCGTCCCGCCTTGTCCAAAACTTCCACCGATGTCTCCGTTACGGGAACTAGACGGGCAATCGCAGAAGTTTACGGACACGGTTCCACATGGTACCGATTCGTGTAACTCTCACGGTGCTTTTGCGGACACCTCGGACTGTAAAAACGCGAGACTCAATCAAAGTGGACACATTTCACGTGAAACGCTTCCTGTCCATTTGCTCGCCACTGGTCATTTTTTGGCGGAAGCAGGAGAAGAGGTCGAGCGCCAAGATAGGGCGGACCCTAGCCAAACGTCCGCCGACCTTGACGCCGTCGCTTTAAGAATTCCAACCTCTCCCACCCGCGACGCATTACCTTGGTTGAGTCACGACACCCCAAATCGGCGTGCGAGGAAGCcagaaagaaagacaaaacaCGTCGGCGAAGACCAAAAGGATTCTTCCGCTCGTCCCGTTCAAATCAAGACGGAGAACCTCCGCTCCGACCTGTCGCCATCTTCCCCCTCCCCCTTGGACGCGTTGCCGGACGCCAAGGAAGTCACCTTTCGCTCCCTTGTCGACGACAACGGCGACTCCCAGGCGGCTTTGTTTTGTCCCGATTCCAGTTTTAAATTCAGCACCTTTCTCATGCTGCTTAAAGACATTCACGACACTCGAGCAAAAGCGGGGAAGCCCCTGGTGGTCCCACCGTCGCCGCTGTTGATCAAGGAGGAACCCTTGGTGGTCCCCTCGCCTTCTTGCAAGGATCTCCCCACGGGCTCTTCTCCTACTTTAAGTCGACAAATGAGAACGGAGGGCGTACCCCAAAACGCTAAAAACAAGCGGAGGAGGAAATCTTTCATGTCCACCGACACCTACCTCTTGGAACGTTTTCCGAACGCTGACAAACAACGGCGAAAACAAAGACTTCCCGCCAAAGTGAAAGATTCTTTAAGCGACCTGGCCCCCAGCAGCCCGTTGGTCCACGGCGACGCCACGTCAGCCGCTTCCGCTAATCCCCGCGTTCCCTGCGAAAGCGCCGCCAACTACCTCAACAAGAGCGCCGGATCCCCGGTGGCCCCAAAGAAGCGCTGGCAGATGCTGGAGGAAAACGAGGCCAACGCTTGGTACACCACGACAGTTTCCGCGGATCTTCCCCTGGAAGCCGAGAGGCCGCCAGACCCCCCAAATTCGTTCTCCGAGGCCGCCG GGCTTTCTGAGAACAAACGCCAGCGGAAAGCGACCAAACGACTTCTGGAATCGGCAGACGAGTACCGACAAATGTTCGTCCCGAAAAAGCAATCCAAGAGTGACACTCTGAGCCCTTCTTACATG GTTCCGAGTGATAGCCATCAAGTTGTGTCGCCAGTTCTCGATCTCAGCACCACATCGACGTCTCTCTCCATAGCGCCCCCTACTTCTCCAACCCCAGAAGCATCTGTTCACCCTGAATACCCATGCTCCCCCGAAGGGTCTCCGGCATCCTCATCTTCATCGCAACCGCTCCCCGACAAAGCCGAAGAACCCGATCTACCTCGAAATCACG TTACAAAGTTGACGGCGGAAAAACAAAGACCTCGGAAGCTGTCTCATCAGGTTTTGGATTGTGCCATTGAAGAAGTGTCACCCCCTCCAAAGGAGGAG gAGCCAGAGTCCCCTCCTAAAATTTTCTCTGAAGTCAAAGTGATGGTCAAGAAAGCTGTGCTACCTCCCAAtttgaaaatggaagaaaatacg GTCAAACCCGTAAAGAACGAAGAACCCGCTGCCAGCACATCTTGCACTCCTCCATCCCCTGAGACTGAAGATGATGTCAAGGCCGTCACTCCCGTCAAGTCACCTGATCAGAAAGCCCACTTCCTTCATTGCAGCTCTAAAGAGAAACACAACTTTCCCAGTGAAGACCTCAAAGCGGAG GCGCTTGAAGACAGCTTGATGGATAGCCCATTTTCCCAAGTAGATATTAAAGGGAAAATAGGGGCTACTTCCTTGAAGGAGAATGTCTGCCAG ATATGTGAGAAGACGGGTGACCTTCTGCTGTGCGATGGCCATTGTTATGGAGCTTTTCATCCACAATGTATTGGTTTGTCCGTGGCACCCAAGGGAAGATTCCTCTGCCAACAGTGCACATCCG GCGATCACGTGTGCTTCGTGTGTAAGAAGTCTGGCGACGGCGTGAAGCGATGCGTCATCCCACTGTGTGGAAAGTTCTATCACACGGATTGCATCATGGCCTTTTCAGCCACCCAGCGGTGTAACAAAAGCTTCCGTTGCCCACTCCATGTTTGCCTGTCGTGTCACGTCGCTAATCCTCTCAATGCCTGTAGCTCCAAAG GACGTTTGGCCCGCTGCGTGCGATGTCCGGTGGCCTATCACGCCAATGACAACTGCATGGCGGCCGGGAGCGTGGTGCTAGCCAACAATGGCTTTCTGTGCCCGAGCCACTTCACTCCTCGGAAGGGCTGCAAAAACCATGAACACATCAATGTTAGCTGGTGCTTTGTGTGCTCTGAAG gagggAGCCTACTTTGCTGCGAAGCCTGCCCTGCCGCTTTTCATCAGGAATGTCTCAATATGGAGATGCCCCAAGGGAGCTGGTTCTGCAATGATTGCAAGGCAGGAAAGAGGCCACGCTTCAAGGACATACTGTGGGTCAAATGGGGACGCTACAG GTGGTGGCCTGCTGAAGTGTGCCTGGTTAAAGATATCCCAAATAACATCTTGAGGATGAAACACGAGGTTGGGGAGTTCCCAGTGCAGTTTTTTGGCTCCAAGGACTTTGTATGGACTTACCAGGCCCGGGTCTTCCCCTACATGGAGGGGGACACCCACAACATTGAAAAAATGGGCAAAGGGGCCGACGCCGTGTACAAGAAAG CCCTGACTCAAGCGGCCGAGCGCTTCAAAGAACTTCAAGCGGAAAAGGAAATGAAGCAGCTTCAGGAGGACCGAAAGATTCACAAGAAACCTCCTCCGTACAAACATGTtaag GTCAACAAGCCAGTGGGCAAGGTGCAGATCATCACGGCGGACCTGTCCGAAGTCCCGCGCTGCAACTGCAAGGCTTCGGACGAGAACCCGTGCGGCGTGGATTCCGAGTGCATCAATCGCATGCTGCTGTACGAGTGCCACCCTCAGGTGTGCGCCGCGGGGGAACGATGCCAGAACCAGACTTTCACCAAACGCCAGTACACCGTCGTGGAAATATTCAGGACGCTGTCGCGCGGCTGGGGTTTACGCAGCGAGACCGACGTCAAGAAG GGAGCTTTTGTGAGCGAATACGTGGGAGAACTGATCGATGAAGAAGAATGTCGGGCCAGGATCAGGCATGCTCAGGAGAAAGACATCTTTAATTTCTACATGCTGACATTAGATAAG GACAGAATCATCGATGCTGGACCCAAAGGGAATCAGGCTCGCTTCATGAATCACAGCTGCCAGCCCAATTGTGAAACTCAGAAATGGACGGTGAACGGGGACACCCGTGTGGGACTCTTTGCTCTACAAGACATCCCAAAAG GCGTGGAGCTGACTTTCAACTACAACCTGGAGTGTCTTGGCAATGGCAAGACGGCGTGTAAATGTGGCGCGCCCAATTGCAGCGGCTTTCTTGGTGTTCGACCCAAG AATCAACCTCCGGCTGAGAAATTGAAAGAAGGAAGGAGGAGGGGCGGCGTGAAGAAGAAGACCAAACAAGTGGCCACCAAAGAGAGGGAGGACGAGTGTTTCAGCTGTGGCGATGGCGGACAGATTGTCACGTGCAAGAAGCCCGGCTGTCCCAAAGTCTACCACGCCGACTGTCTCAACTTGGCCAAAAGAC TTCCAGGCCGATGGGAGTGTCCGTGGCATCAGTGCGACATCTGCGGCGAAGAGGCGTGTTCTTTCTGCGAGATGTGCCCCAGCTCCTTTTGCCAAGCGCACTGTAACGGCATGCTCTTCATCTCCAAGCTGGACGGCAAGCCGTCCTGCAGCGAGCACGACCCCTGCGGGCCCGACCCCCTGGAGCCCGGCGAGATCCGCGAATACGCGCCGTACGCCGGGGCCCCCGAGACGGCTCGGGACGCCACCCCGGCCTCCCTCTCCTTCTCGGGGTCCACCCCGACCACCTCGCCTCTCCAGCCGCCCCCTCCCCGCCTCTACATAAACACAAAGACGGCCACCTCCAGCTTCGTGTCCTCTTACCTGGGCGACGGGCCGGGAGAGAAAGCCTCTTGGAGCCCGACGTCTTCCAAGGATCAGAGCGAAGAGGACGGGGAGGCGTGTGGGTTCGAGGCCGACCCGCGCAAAGAGGACGGCGAcagcgacgacgacgatgaagaCGCAGAGTTCGGAGAAATCCAGTTAGTGGAAGATGACCACCTGTACGGAGACGACGCCGACAACGATGTCGACATGTTTGACGGTTGTGGCGATTTCGAGGAGGAAGACACCGGCGAGGGCGACGTCAAAGAAAATGACTAG
- the LOC144082309 gene encoding uncharacterized protein LOC144082309 → MMHQVTCSSSSDFCMSGPAEDCHPASRFDLCNLPSTKFYPCSPANSSLHLSFAGLSSLPQNVHKATVGPTQDTPNPFQLLPPLTVNSVEVAGPQGTKKGTGKLKSGRRGRPLGTTKLAGYRTSTGRPPGTTRAAGFKTSPGRPLGTTKAAGYKVSPGRPPGSVKNLARLKELESAGDLPKKLDFSPSKLDFTGCDIPLLAYAMVEKRDLCEPLVKADQTSS, encoded by the coding sequence atgatgcaccaAGTGACCTGTAGCAGCAGCAGTGACTTCTGCATGAGCGGACCCGCAGAAGACTGCCACCCCGCAAGCCGTTTCGACCTATGCAACCTCCCGTCTACCAAGTTCTACCCCTGCTCCCCCGCAAACTCCAGCTTGCACCTTTCCTTCGCAGGCCTGTCTTCGTTGCCGCAGAACGTGCACAAGGCCACGGTGGGTCCCACGCAGGACACCCCGAACCCCTTCCAGCTGCTTCCGCCGTTGACCGTCAACAGCGTTGAGGTGGCGGGGCCCCAAGGCACCAAGAAAGGCACGGGCAAATTGAAATCCGGCAGGAGAGGCAGACCGTTGGGGACCACCAAGTTGGCCGGTTACCGCACCAGTACCGGACGTCCGCCCGGGACCACCAGAGCCGCCGGTTTTAAAACCAGCCCGGGGAGGCCTCTCGGGACCACCAAGGCGGCGGGCTACAAGGTGAGCCCCGGCAGACCCCCCGGGAGCGTCAAGAATCTGGCCAGGCTCAAGGAATTGGAGAGCGCGGGCGACCTGCCCAAAAAACTCGATTTCAGTCCAAGCAAACTGGACTTCACCGGCTGTGACATTCCGCTGCTGGCCTACGCCATGGTGGAAAAGAGAGACTTGTGCGAGCCCCTCGTCAAAGCAGATCAAACCAGTTCGTAA
- the atp5po gene encoding ATP synthase peripheral stalk subunit OSCP, mitochondrial, translated as MPSAFPLHMRSRSLQSGQLEEKMAALMLGQQARQFSTSAVRPVSKLIRPPIQVYGVEGRYATALFSAASKQKNLDQVEKELAKVTALIKNPKLSSVVMNPHVKRSLKQKTFHDALTKAKVSPITFNLINVLSDNGRLPLTGDVINAFGKMMSAHRGEVLCSVTTAQPLDQASLAELKVALNGFLQKGETIKLETKSDSSILGGMIVSIGDRYVDMSTKTKIQKLTKLMRES; from the exons ATGCCATCTGCCTTTCCTTTGCACATGCGCAGTCGATCCCTCCAGTCTGGACAGCTGGAGgagaaaatggcagccctcATGCTAGGACAGCAG GCCCGCCAGTTTAGCACGTCAGCCGTAAGGCCTGTTTCCAAACTGATCAGG CCTCCGATCCAGGTTTATGGAGTGGAAGGTCGCTATGCCACTGCATTGTTCTCTGCAGCCAGTAAGCAGAAAAACCTGGACCAAGTGGAGAAGGAGTTGGCAAAAGTGACT GCCCTCATTAAGAATCCCAAACTTTCAAGCGTGGTTATGAACCCACATGTGAAGCGCAGCCTCAAGCAGAAGACTTTTCACGATGCGCTCACAAAGGCCAAAGTGTCCCCTATCACCTTCAACCTCATCA ATGTTCTGTCGGACAACGGTCGTCTGCCCCTAACTGGTGACGTCATCAATGCTTTCGGCAAGATGATGAGTGCACACCGTGGAGAAGTTCTCTGCTCAGTAACCACTGCTCAG CCTTTGGACCAGGCCAGTTTGGCTGAGCTGAAAGTCGCACTCAATGGATTCCTTCAGAAGGGTGAGACCATCAAGCTGGAAACCAAG TCCGACTCCTCAATCCTTGGTGGAATGATCGTCAGCATCGGGGACAGGTACGTGGACATGTCCACGAAGACGAAGATTCAGAAGCTCACCAAGCTGATGAGAGAATCCTAA